One genomic segment of Rhizobium sp. BT03 includes these proteins:
- the tnpB gene encoding IS66 family insertion sequence element accessory protein TnpB, translating to MTEDKFRWPRREVPVVALTTEQLHWILDGIDIDAMVRHPVRQYQVAG from the coding sequence TTGACCGAGGACAAATTCCGATGGCCGCGCCGTGAAGTGCCGGTGGTCGCGCTTACAACCGAGCAGCTCCATTGGATACTCGACGGCATTGATATCGACGCAATGGTCCGCCACCCGGTGCGGCAATACCAGGTCGCCGGCTAA
- a CDS encoding DUF5372 family protein, whose protein sequence is MLVTHQFHPLFGRQLPCVGKRSNLQGERLLLQTDDGAIWPVPPQWTDLVSIDPEVVASNGRALLLVTNLMELASMVEHLCGRLAARSRAECKDNYAAKVNEIMPQEDSQ, encoded by the coding sequence GTGCTGGTTACGCATCAGTTTCATCCCCTTTTCGGACGGCAGCTGCCCTGCGTTGGTAAGCGAAGTAACTTGCAGGGCGAACGTTTGCTGTTGCAGACCGACGATGGCGCCATATGGCCGGTTCCCCCTCAATGGACTGATCTTGTGAGCATTGATCCGGAAGTTGTCGCGAGCAATGGGCGCGCTCTCTTGCTGGTTACGAACTTGATGGAACTAGCCAGCATGGTGGAACACCTCTGTGGCAGGTTGGCAGCGCGGTCGCGAGCGGAGTGTAAGGATAATTATGCCGCCAAGGTAAACGAGATTATGCCGCAGGAGGACTCACAATGA